The proteins below come from a single Paraburkholderia flagellata genomic window:
- a CDS encoding sarcosine oxidase subunit alpha family protein: MSQKNRLGAGGRVNRAIPLNFTFNGRTYQGFQGDTLASALLANDVHFVARSFKYHRPRGIMTADVAEPNAIVQLERAAHTVPNARATEVELYQGLIATSVNAEPSLENDRMAINQKFSRFLPAGFYYKTFMWPRKWWPKYEEKIRDAAGLGKAPEVRDADRYDKCFAYCDVLVVGGGPAGLAAAHTAGASGARVILVDDQRELGGSLLSCKADIDGRPAVHWVEKIEAELKQMPDVKILSRSTAFGYQDHNLVTVTQRLTEHLPVSTRQGTRELLWKIRAKRVILATGAHERPIVFGNNDLPGIMLASAVSTYIHRYGVLPGRNAVVFTNNDAGYRCALDLKACGATVTVVDSRTQGNGALQAVARRQGVKVMYNAAIHCAHGKQRVSSVDVVGYTNGQTGAQQGTLACDLVAVSGGFSPVLHLFAQSGGKALWSDAKACFMPGKRVQEEVSVGAAVGEFGLARALTQGVDGGIDAVKSLGLPYKRPAVPKAAEVAETPLQALWLVGSNKDAARGPKQFVDFQNDVSAADILLAAREGFESVEHVKRYTAMGFGTDQGKLGNINGMAILASALGKTIPETGTTTFRPNYTPVTFGTFAGRELGDLLDPIRKTCIHEWHVQHGAKFEDVGNWKRPWYYPKSGENLHAAVKRECLAVRNSVGILDASTLGKIDIQGPDAAKLLNWVYTNPWLKLEVGKCRYGLMLDENGMVFDDGVTVRLGQQHYMMTTTTGGAARVLTWLERWLQTEWPDMKVRLASVTDHWATFAVVGPKSRKVLQKVCKDIDFDNAAFPFMSYRNGTVAGVKSRVMRISFSGELAYEVNVPANAGRAVWEALMDAGAEFDITPYGTETMHVLRAEKGYIIVGQDTDGSVTPFDLGMGGLVSQTKDFLGRRSLKRSDTAKENRKQFVGLLTDDAQYVLPEGGQIIAPDAQARPDGTTPMIGHVTSSYYSPILQRSIALAVVKGGLNKMGEHVVIPMADGRRVKAQIASPIFYDTEGVRQHVE; encoded by the coding sequence ATGAGCCAGAAGAACCGCTTGGGCGCCGGTGGGCGCGTCAACCGCGCGATTCCGCTGAATTTCACATTCAACGGCCGCACGTATCAAGGCTTCCAGGGCGACACGCTCGCCTCCGCGCTGCTCGCTAACGACGTGCATTTCGTCGCGCGCAGCTTCAAGTACCATCGCCCGCGCGGCATCATGACGGCAGACGTGGCCGAGCCCAACGCCATCGTGCAGCTGGAGCGCGCCGCGCATACGGTGCCCAATGCACGCGCGACCGAAGTCGAGCTTTACCAGGGGCTCATTGCGACGAGCGTGAACGCCGAGCCTAGCCTCGAAAACGACCGCATGGCGATCAACCAGAAGTTCTCGCGCTTTTTGCCGGCGGGCTTCTACTACAAGACCTTCATGTGGCCGCGCAAATGGTGGCCGAAATACGAGGAAAAGATTCGCGATGCGGCGGGCCTCGGTAAGGCGCCCGAAGTGCGCGACGCCGACCGCTACGACAAATGCTTCGCGTATTGCGACGTGCTCGTGGTTGGCGGCGGCCCCGCCGGCCTCGCGGCTGCGCATACGGCGGGCGCGAGCGGCGCACGCGTGATTCTCGTCGACGATCAGCGTGAACTGGGCGGCAGCCTGCTCTCGTGCAAGGCCGATATCGACGGACGCCCCGCAGTTCACTGGGTCGAGAAGATCGAAGCCGAACTCAAGCAAATGCCCGACGTGAAGATACTTTCGCGCAGCACGGCTTTCGGCTATCAGGACCACAATCTCGTGACCGTCACGCAGCGTTTGACGGAGCATCTGCCGGTTTCCACGCGTCAGGGTACGCGCGAACTGCTGTGGAAGATCCGCGCGAAGCGCGTGATTCTCGCGACGGGTGCGCACGAGCGTCCCATCGTGTTCGGCAACAACGATCTGCCGGGCATCATGCTGGCCTCGGCGGTATCGACGTATATCCATCGCTACGGTGTGCTGCCGGGCCGCAATGCTGTCGTGTTCACGAACAACGACGCGGGCTATCGCTGCGCGCTCGACCTCAAGGCATGCGGGGCGACCGTCACCGTCGTCGATTCGCGCACGCAGGGCAACGGCGCATTGCAGGCCGTCGCGCGCCGCCAGGGTGTGAAGGTGATGTACAACGCTGCCATCCACTGCGCGCATGGCAAGCAGCGCGTCAGTTCGGTCGATGTGGTCGGCTACACGAACGGCCAGACCGGCGCACAGCAGGGCACGCTCGCGTGCGATCTCGTTGCGGTGTCGGGTGGCTTCAGCCCCGTGCTGCACCTCTTCGCGCAGTCGGGCGGCAAGGCGCTCTGGAGCGACGCGAAGGCGTGCTTCATGCCGGGCAAGCGCGTGCAGGAGGAAGTGAGCGTTGGCGCGGCGGTGGGCGAATTCGGCCTTGCGCGCGCGCTCACGCAGGGTGTGGACGGCGGCATCGACGCGGTGAAGTCGCTTGGCCTCCCGTACAAGCGGCCCGCCGTGCCGAAGGCCGCCGAGGTAGCGGAAACCCCGCTGCAGGCGCTGTGGCTCGTTGGCAGTAACAAGGACGCGGCGCGCGGGCCGAAGCAGTTCGTCGACTTCCAGAACGACGTTTCGGCAGCGGACATTCTGCTCGCCGCACGCGAAGGCTTCGAGTCGGTCGAGCATGTGAAGCGCTATACGGCCATGGGTTTCGGCACTGACCAGGGCAAGCTCGGCAATATCAACGGCATGGCGATTCTCGCCAGCGCGCTCGGCAAGACGATTCCCGAAACGGGCACGACGACGTTCCGCCCGAATTACACGCCCGTCACGTTCGGCACGTTCGCGGGGCGCGAACTCGGCGACTTGCTCGACCCGATCCGCAAGACCTGCATTCACGAATGGCACGTGCAGCATGGCGCTAAGTTCGAAGACGTGGGCAACTGGAAGCGCCCGTGGTACTACCCGAAGAGCGGCGAGAATCTGCACGCAGCCGTGAAGCGCGAGTGTCTTGCGGTGCGCAACAGCGTTGGCATTCTCGATGCCTCTACGCTTGGCAAGATCGATATTCAAGGGCCCGACGCTGCGAAGTTGCTGAACTGGGTCTACACGAATCCATGGCTCAAGCTCGAAGTGGGCAAGTGCCGCTACGGCCTGATGCTCGACGAAAACGGCATGGTGTTCGACGACGGCGTGACGGTGCGCCTCGGTCAGCAGCACTACATGATGACCACCACGACGGGCGGCGCCGCGCGCGTGCTCACGTGGCTCGAACGCTGGCTGCAGACCGAATGGCCCGATATGAAGGTGCGTCTTGCTTCCGTCACCGACCATTGGGCGACGTTCGCCGTGGTCGGCCCGAAGAGCCGCAAGGTGCTGCAGAAGGTGTGCAAGGACATCGACTTCGACAACGCCGCATTCCCGTTCATGTCGTACCGCAACGGCACGGTCGCGGGTGTGAAGTCGCGCGTCATGCGCATCAGCTTCTCGGGCGAGTTGGCGTATGAGGTGAACGTGCCGGCCAATGCAGGCCGCGCCGTGTGGGAAGCGTTGATGGATGCGGGCGCAGAATTCGACATCACGCCTTACGGCACGGAAACGATGCACGTATTGCGTGCGGAGAAGGGCTATATCATCGTGGGCCAGGATACGGACGGGTCGGTTACGCCATTCGACCTCGGCATGGGCGGTCTCGTCTCGCAGACGAAGGACTTCCTCGGCCGCCGCTCGCTCAAGCGTTCGGACACCGCGAAGGAAAACCGCAAGCAGTTCGTCGGACTGCTAACGGACGACGCGCAATACGTGTTGCCCGAAGGCGGCCAGATCATCGCGCCCGACGCGCAAGCGCGGCCCGATGGCACGACGCCGATGATCGGCCACGTCACGTCGAGCTATTACAGCCCGATTCTGCAGCGTTCCATCGCACTAGCGGTCGTGAAGGGCGGCTTGAACAAGATGGGCGAGCACGTGGTGATTCCCATGGCCGATGGCCGGCGCGTAAAAGCGCAGATCGCGAGCCCGATTTTCTACGACACGGAAGGAGTGCGTCAGCATGTTGAATGA
- a CDS encoding sarcosine oxidase subunit gamma, giving the protein MLNETKDPLPVAERVVGVRLESPLVGAADLIKAQEGRASKAFAMRELPFRDLVNVRGELSDPAFVAAFASVVGCAPPAAPNTVARSDHYDVLWLGPDEWLVRSLAPVQTGMLEAKLTAVLGDAYAAAVDIGSGNTVVEIEGTRARDVLSRGCPLDLHPRLFKPGQCAQSVYFKASIVLIPTGDDRFESVVRRSFADYFCRIMVDAAASVAP; this is encoded by the coding sequence ATGTTGAATGAAACGAAAGACCCCCTGCCGGTCGCGGAGCGCGTTGTCGGTGTGCGCCTCGAGTCGCCGCTCGTCGGCGCGGCGGATCTGATCAAGGCGCAGGAGGGGCGCGCCTCGAAGGCGTTCGCCATGCGCGAGCTGCCGTTCCGTGACCTCGTGAACGTGCGCGGCGAATTGAGCGATCCGGCGTTCGTCGCGGCATTCGCGAGCGTAGTTGGATGCGCGCCGCCCGCGGCGCCGAACACCGTCGCGCGCAGCGACCACTACGACGTGCTCTGGCTCGGGCCCGATGAATGGCTCGTGCGCTCGCTCGCACCCGTTCAAACAGGCATGCTCGAAGCGAAGCTCACCGCCGTGCTCGGCGACGCTTATGCGGCGGCGGTGGACATCGGCAGCGGCAACACCGTGGTCGAGATCGAAGGCACACGAGCGCGGGACGTGCTCTCGCGCGGTTGTCCGCTCGATCTGCATCCGCGCCTGTTCAAGCCGGGGCAATGCGCGCAGAGCGTGTATTTCAAGGCATCGATCGTGCTGATTCCCACTGGCGACGACCGCTTCGAAAGCGTCGTGCGCCGCAGTTTCGCCGATTATTTCTGCCGCATCATGGTCGACGCCGCGGCGTCGGTCGCGCCATGA
- a CDS encoding dihydroneopterin aldolase, with protein sequence MKIVDAAFEPALGALGAIGALSPHDEPRGRGWSVFVEALSVPARIGIYPHEHGAPQPLVIDTQLGYRCMPREKSAAGEAGDWIDYDGYCTRLADYLGRKPHTRLLETLVADIAAFSFREWPALETLRLAVHKPKIRPGTRRVGVALDWTRADYRQWIRAEGGGQP encoded by the coding sequence ATGAAGATCGTCGATGCGGCGTTCGAACCGGCGCTCGGCGCGCTGGGTGCAATCGGTGCGCTCAGTCCGCACGACGAGCCACGCGGACGTGGCTGGAGTGTGTTCGTCGAAGCGTTGAGCGTGCCGGCGCGCATCGGCATTTATCCGCACGAGCACGGCGCGCCGCAGCCGCTCGTGATCGACACGCAGCTCGGCTATCGCTGCATGCCGCGAGAAAAGAGCGCAGCGGGTGAAGCGGGCGACTGGATCGACTACGACGGCTATTGCACACGCCTCGCCGACTATCTCGGGCGCAAGCCGCACACGCGGCTGCTCGAAACGCTGGTGGCGGACATCGCGGCGTTTTCGTTTCGCGAATGGCCCGCGCTGGAAACGCTCAGGCTCGCGGTGCACAAGCCGAAGATCCGGCCGGGCACGCGGCGTGTGGGCGTGGCGCTCGACTGGACACGCGCCGACTATCGCCAATGGATTCGCGCTGAGGGGGGCGGGCAACCGTAG
- the fdhA gene encoding formaldehyde dehydrogenase, glutathione-independent, giving the protein MSGNRGVVYQGPGKVEVQNIAYPKMVDPSGRSIGHGVILKVVSTNICGSDQHMVRGRTTAPVGLVLGHEITGEVVEVGNDVETLKIGDLVSVPFNVACGRCAMCREQHTGVCLNVNPSRAGGAYGYVDMGGWIGGQAEYVLVPYADFNLLKFPDRDQAMSKIRDLTCLSDILPTGYHGAVTAGVKPGSTVYIAGAGPVGMAAAASARLLGAACTIVGDINAERLAHANAMGFEVVDLSKDATLGEQIEQILGKPEIDCAVDCVGFEAHGHGASGHSEEAPATVLNSLMEITRPAGMIGIPGLYVTDDPGARDVAAQHGSLSIRFGLGWAKSHTFHTGQTPVLKYNRNLMQAILFDRLPIAKIVNVSVISLDEAPEGYKKFDGGAPRKFVIDPHGLLAA; this is encoded by the coding sequence ATGAGCGGTAATCGAGGCGTCGTGTATCAAGGGCCGGGCAAGGTCGAAGTGCAGAACATCGCGTATCCGAAGATGGTCGATCCGAGCGGTCGCTCGATCGGCCATGGCGTCATTCTCAAGGTCGTCAGCACGAACATCTGCGGTTCGGACCAGCATATGGTGCGCGGGCGCACGACGGCACCCGTCGGTCTCGTGCTGGGCCACGAAATCACTGGCGAAGTGGTGGAAGTGGGCAACGACGTCGAAACGCTGAAGATCGGCGATCTCGTTTCGGTGCCGTTCAATGTGGCCTGCGGGCGCTGCGCGATGTGCCGCGAGCAGCACACGGGCGTTTGCCTGAACGTGAATCCCTCGCGCGCGGGCGGCGCTTATGGTTACGTCGACATGGGCGGCTGGATCGGCGGCCAGGCTGAATATGTGCTCGTGCCGTACGCGGATTTCAACCTGCTGAAGTTTCCGGACCGCGATCAGGCCATGTCGAAGATCCGCGATCTCACGTGCCTCTCCGATATTCTGCCCACGGGCTATCACGGCGCGGTGACGGCGGGCGTGAAGCCGGGCTCGACCGTTTATATCGCGGGCGCGGGGCCGGTCGGGATGGCGGCGGCGGCTTCGGCGCGCCTGCTCGGCGCGGCCTGCACGATTGTTGGCGATATCAACGCGGAGCGTCTCGCGCATGCGAATGCGATGGGCTTCGAAGTCGTCGATCTATCGAAAGACGCGACGCTCGGTGAGCAGATCGAACAGATTCTTGGCAAGCCGGAAATCGATTGCGCTGTGGATTGCGTGGGATTCGAAGCGCATGGGCATGGCGCTTCTGGTCACTCGGAGGAAGCGCCGGCCACCGTGCTCAATTCGCTGATGGAAATTACGCGGCCCGCGGGCATGATCGGCATTCCGGGCCTTTACGTGACCGACGATCCGGGCGCGCGTGACGTGGCCGCGCAGCATGGCAGCCTGAGCATTCGCTTCGGGCTTGGCTGGGCCAAGTCGCATACGTTTCATACCGGGCAAACGCCCGTGCTCAAGTACAACCGCAATCTTATGCAGGCGATTTTGTTTGATCGGTTGCCTATTGCCAAAATCGTTAATGTGTCGGTGATTTCTCTCGATGAGGCGCCTGAGGGCTATAAGAAGTTTGATGGGGGCGCGCCGCGTAAGTTTGTGATTGACCCGCATGGGTTGCTTGCGGCTTAG
- a CDS encoding GlxA family transcriptional regulator gives MALNVEIQTRSFPFPPSASIFHKWPLAAPVYRALCPMFPNPNYLSCIAVHQSRTLVLFPAFGFIVQMTQGFAAWHTGPSKFENCGSVAAPRPHRASIGHQATNHKESSPMLPDRTASLAHFAFMPLPDFTMIAFTNAIEVLRMANYLSGQPLYRWSIISPEGGPVTSSNGLSIDTGPAECVGQPDIVFVCGGIDVQRATTPAHLAALRRFARMGVALGSLCTGTYALAKSGLLAGYACAIHWENMSALKEEFPSTRFLKELFVIDRDRVTCTGGVAPLDMMLHLITARVGTARVTQIAEQFVVEHVRDTSAQQRMPLVARLGSANKSLFEVISLMENNIEEPLSREELARLANMSQRQLQRLFHEHLGMTPTHYYLTLRLRRARELLLQTDMSIMQITMACGFQSACHFSKSYRDAFGSAPTGERRKRIAPLSGVDAPAAALAPATVHV, from the coding sequence TTGGCGCTCAACGTCGAAATTCAGACGCGTTCTTTTCCTTTTCCGCCATCCGCGTCCATTTTTCACAAGTGGCCCCTGGCTGCGCCCGTTTACCGTGCGCTGTGCCCCATGTTTCCCAATCCGAATTATTTATCGTGCATCGCAGTGCACCAATCCCGCACCCTCGTCCTTTTTCCCGCCTTCGGCTTTATTGTCCAGATGACTCAGGGTTTTGCCGCATGGCACACTGGACCCAGCAAATTCGAAAATTGCGGTAGCGTAGCCGCCCCCCGGCCTCACCGGGCCTCCATTGGGCATCAGGCTACCAATCACAAGGAATCGTCCCCCATGCTGCCGGATCGCACAGCGTCGTTAGCGCACTTCGCGTTCATGCCGCTGCCCGACTTCACGATGATCGCGTTCACGAACGCCATCGAAGTCCTTCGTATGGCTAACTACCTGAGCGGCCAGCCGCTTTACAGGTGGTCGATCATCAGCCCGGAGGGCGGTCCGGTCACGTCGAGCAACGGGCTTTCCATCGACACCGGCCCGGCTGAATGCGTGGGGCAACCCGATATCGTGTTCGTCTGCGGCGGCATCGACGTGCAGCGCGCCACCACGCCCGCTCATCTCGCTGCCTTGCGCCGCTTTGCGCGCATGGGCGTCGCGCTGGGCAGTCTTTGCACGGGGACCTATGCGCTCGCGAAGTCCGGCCTGCTGGCCGGGTATGCCTGCGCGATTCACTGGGAGAACATGTCGGCGCTGAAGGAAGAGTTCCCGTCCACGCGTTTTCTCAAGGAGCTCTTCGTCATCGACCGCGACCGCGTGACCTGCACCGGCGGCGTCGCGCCGCTCGACATGATGCTGCACCTCATCACGGCGCGCGTGGGCACCGCACGCGTGACGCAGATCGCCGAGCAGTTCGTGGTCGAGCATGTGCGCGATACCTCTGCCCAGCAGCGCATGCCGCTCGTTGCGCGGCTCGGCTCAGCGAACAAGTCGCTCTTCGAAGTCATCTCGCTCATGGAGAATAATATCGAGGAGCCGCTTTCCCGCGAAGAACTGGCGCGTCTTGCGAATATGTCGCAGCGGCAATTGCAGCGGCTCTTTCATGAGCATCTCGGCATGACGCCGACACATTACTATCTGACGCTGCGCCTGCGTCGTGCTCGCGAACTGCTGCTGCAGACCGATATGTCGATTATGCAGATTACGATGGCTTGCGGGTTTCAGTCGGCTTGTCACTTCAGCAAGAGCTATCGTGATGCGTTTGGTAGTGCGCCTACCGGTGAGAGGCGGAAGCGGATTGCGCCGCTATCGGGGGTGGATGCGCCTGCTGCTGCTCTTGCGCCTGCAACTGTGCATGTTTGA
- a CDS encoding serine hydroxymethyltransferase produces the protein MSNTQPFFSQTLAQRDPAVRGSILKELERQQSQVEMIASENIVSRAVLEAQASVLTNKYAEGYPGKRYYGGCEFADEVEALAINRIKQLFNAGFANVQPHSGAQANGSVMLALAKPGDTVLGMSLDAGGHLTHGAKPALSGKWFNAVQYGVNRESMLIDYDQVEELAQQHKPGLIIAGFSAYPRALDFARFRAIADSVGAKLMVDMAHIAGIIAAGRHQNPVEHAHVVTSTTHKTLRGPRGGFVLTNDEEIAKKINSAVFPGLQGGPLMHVIAGKAVAFGEALDASFKTYIDSVLANAKALGDVLKAGGVDLVTGGTDNHLLLVDLRPKGLKGNQVEQALERAGITCNKNGIPFDAEKPTVTSGIRLGTPAGTTRGFGVGEFREIGRLILEVFDALRSHPEGDAATEQRVRREIFALCERFPIYTQA, from the coding sequence ATGTCGAACACTCAACCTTTCTTTTCGCAAACGCTGGCGCAGCGCGATCCCGCGGTTCGCGGCAGCATCCTGAAAGAACTCGAGCGGCAGCAGTCGCAGGTCGAAATGATCGCGTCGGAAAACATCGTGTCGCGCGCCGTGCTCGAGGCGCAAGCCTCGGTGTTGACCAACAAGTACGCAGAGGGCTATCCGGGCAAGCGTTACTACGGCGGTTGCGAATTCGCCGACGAGGTCGAAGCGCTCGCCATCAACCGCATCAAGCAGCTTTTCAACGCCGGTTTCGCGAACGTGCAGCCGCACTCGGGCGCGCAGGCCAATGGCTCGGTCATGCTCGCGCTTGCCAAGCCGGGCGATACGGTGCTCGGCATGTCGCTCGACGCGGGCGGCCACCTCACGCACGGCGCAAAGCCGGCGCTTTCGGGCAAGTGGTTCAACGCCGTCCAGTACGGCGTGAATCGCGAAAGCATGCTGATTGACTACGACCAGGTCGAAGAACTCGCGCAGCAGCACAAGCCGGGCCTCATCATCGCGGGCTTTTCCGCCTATCCGCGCGCGCTCGACTTCGCGCGCTTTCGCGCCATCGCCGACTCGGTCGGCGCGAAGCTCATGGTGGACATGGCGCATATCGCAGGCATCATCGCGGCGGGGCGGCACCAGAACCCGGTCGAGCACGCACACGTCGTCACTTCGACCACGCACAAGACGTTGCGCGGCCCGCGCGGCGGCTTCGTGCTGACCAACGACGAGGAGATCGCGAAGAAGATCAATTCGGCCGTGTTCCCCGGCCTGCAGGGCGGCCCGCTCATGCACGTGATCGCCGGCAAGGCCGTGGCATTCGGCGAAGCGCTCGACGCGAGCTTCAAGACCTATATCGACAGCGTGCTCGCCAATGCGAAGGCGCTGGGCGACGTGCTGAAGGCGGGCGGTGTGGACCTCGTGACGGGCGGCACGGACAACCATCTACTGCTCGTTGATCTGCGGCCCAAGGGCCTCAAGGGCAATCAGGTCGAGCAGGCGCTGGAACGCGCCGGCATCACCTGCAACAAGAACGGCATTCCGTTCGACGCCGAAAAGCCCACGGTCACCTCCGGCATTCGCCTCGGCACGCCGGCGGGCACCACGCGCGGCTTTGGCGTGGGCGAGTTCCGCGAGATCGGCCGCCTGATTCTCGAAGTGTTCGACGCGCTGCGCTCGCACCCCGAAGGCGACGCCGCCACCGAGCAGCGCGTGCGCCGCGAGATCTTCGCGCTGTGCGAGCGGTTCCCGATCTATACGCAAGCCTGA
- a CDS encoding dipeptidase: MSTLHDNSIIIDGLNISKFERSVFEDMRKGGVTAVNCTVSVWEDFQKTVDNIAKMKQQIREYSEILTLVRTTDDILRAKNENKTGIIFGFQNSYAFEDNLGYIEVFKELGVNVVQLCYNTQNLVGTGCYEPDGGLSGYGREVIQEMNRVGILVDLSHVGGKTSSDAIACSKKPVTYSHCCPSGLKEHPRNKTDEQLKEIADANGFVGVTMFAPFLKKGPDSTVEDYLEAIEYVVDLIGEDRVGIGTDFTQGYSTEFFDWITHDKGRYRRLTNFGKVVNPEGIRTIGEFPNLTAAMQKAGWSETRIKKVMGENWMRVFGEVWGG; encoded by the coding sequence ATGAGCACTCTGCACGACAACAGCATCATCATCGACGGCCTGAACATTTCGAAGTTCGAACGCTCGGTGTTCGAAGACATGCGCAAGGGCGGCGTCACTGCCGTCAACTGCACGGTTTCCGTGTGGGAAGACTTCCAGAAGACCGTGGACAACATCGCGAAAATGAAGCAGCAGATTCGCGAGTACAGCGAGATCCTCACGCTCGTACGTACGACCGACGACATTCTGCGCGCGAAGAACGAGAACAAGACGGGCATTATCTTCGGCTTCCAGAACTCCTATGCCTTCGAGGACAACCTCGGCTATATCGAGGTGTTCAAGGAACTCGGCGTGAATGTCGTGCAGCTTTGCTACAACACGCAGAACCTCGTGGGCACGGGCTGCTACGAGCCGGACGGCGGGCTCTCCGGCTATGGGCGCGAAGTGATTCAGGAAATGAACCGCGTGGGCATCCTGGTCGATCTTTCGCATGTGGGCGGAAAGACTTCGTCGGATGCGATTGCCTGCTCGAAGAAGCCGGTGACGTACTCGCACTGCTGTCCGTCGGGTCTCAAGGAGCATCCGCGCAACAAGACCGATGAGCAATTGAAGGAAATCGCCGATGCGAACGGTTTCGTGGGCGTGACCATGTTCGCGCCGTTCCTCAAGAAAGGCCCGGATTCGACCGTCGAGGATTATCTCGAAGCGATCGAATACGTGGTCGATCTGATCGGCGAAGACCGCGTAGGCATCGGCACGGATTTCACGCAGGGCTATAGCACCGAGTTCTTCGACTGGATCACGCACGACAAGGGCCGTTATCGCCGCCTCACGAATTTCGGCAAGGTGGTGAACCCGGAAGGCATCCGCACGATCGGCGAATTCCCGAATCTCACCGCCGCCATGCAAAAAGCTGGCTGGAGCGAGACGCGCATCAAGAAGGTGATGGGCGAAAACTGGATGCGCGTGTTCGGCGAAGTCTGGGGCGGTTGA
- a CDS encoding DUF5943 domain-containing protein, producing MQPQLPIDVDPATGVWTTDALPMLYVPRHFFTNNHTAVEEALGGDVYAGILYKAGYKSAYHWCAKEAEKHGIAGMAVFEHYLKRLSQRGWGLFTLREADPATARAKIELRHSSFVLAQPGKEGKLCYMFAGWFAGAMDWVNDTTEGGKNAPRARSTEVQCAAEGHAHCVFEVSPIAA from the coding sequence ATGCAACCGCAACTGCCGATCGATGTCGATCCCGCCACCGGCGTCTGGACCACGGACGCGCTGCCGATGCTGTACGTGCCGCGTCACTTCTTCACCAACAATCACACCGCCGTGGAAGAGGCGCTGGGCGGTGACGTGTACGCCGGAATTCTCTACAAGGCCGGCTACAAGTCGGCGTACCACTGGTGCGCGAAAGAAGCTGAAAAGCATGGCATTGCCGGCATGGCCGTGTTCGAACATTACCTGAAGCGCCTTTCGCAGCGCGGCTGGGGCCTCTTCACGTTACGCGAAGCCGACCCGGCGACGGCCCGCGCGAAGATCGAATTGCGCCATTCGTCGTTCGTGCTCGCGCAGCCGGGTAAGGAAGGCAAGCTCTGCTACATGTTCGCGGGCTGGTTCGCGGGCGCGATGGACTGGGTGAACGACACCACGGAAGGCGGCAAGAACGCCCCGCGCGCGCGATCGACGGAAGTGCAGTGCGCCGCCGAAGGCCACGCGCACTGCGTATTCGAAGTCTCGCCGATTGCCGCCTGA